One Desulfovibrio fairfieldensis genomic window carries:
- a CDS encoding nucleotidyltransferase family protein, with product MIRKISDIDLQQCLCPVSCSLLEAIKRLATQRHKIVFVLDAEGRLQGTLVDGDVRRALLRGVALEAPISQSMFRQPWVIRSKDELGATQLALDKAPRYIPLINAQGHVLAVYDVFASVQVKAEHPNIVVLMAGGLGSRLGSLTRDCPKPMLKLGGKPILQHILEKFIHQGFCSFYISVNYKREVIEHYFGDGQQWGVSIRYLRETKRLGTAGALSLIQKQEQYPIIVMNGDVLADVDFDSILDFHVLSGASITSVLGRHQEQIPFGVATVCQNRIVELREKPLITYYVNAGIYVLDPKRVHDVPADTFYDMPDLLQRCIEEGDCPAAYPLHEHWQDIGRPEELERAIVYTG from the coding sequence ATGATCCGCAAAATATCCGATATAGATTTACAACAATGCCTTTGTCCTGTAAGTTGTAGTCTTCTTGAAGCTATCAAACGTCTTGCAACACAACGTCATAAAATTGTCTTTGTGTTGGATGCTGAAGGACGCTTGCAAGGCACACTAGTAGATGGCGACGTACGGCGCGCTCTTTTACGAGGTGTGGCGCTAGAAGCCCCGATTTCTCAATCTATGTTCCGCCAGCCATGGGTAATCCGATCAAAAGATGAGCTAGGCGCGACTCAACTGGCCCTAGACAAAGCCCCCCGATACATTCCACTGATTAATGCTCAGGGCCATGTGCTGGCCGTGTATGACGTGTTCGCATCCGTACAGGTGAAGGCTGAACATCCTAATATAGTTGTTCTTATGGCCGGGGGCTTAGGAAGCCGTCTGGGTAGTCTCACCCGTGATTGCCCCAAACCAATGCTGAAACTTGGTGGCAAACCAATTTTGCAGCACATTCTTGAAAAATTCATACATCAGGGTTTTTGTTCCTTTTATATTTCAGTAAATTATAAACGAGAAGTTATTGAACATTACTTTGGCGATGGACAGCAGTGGGGAGTTTCAATCCGGTATTTACGTGAAACAAAGCGTTTGGGGACAGCAGGCGCTCTTTCATTAATACAGAAACAAGAACAATATCCCATCATTGTCATGAATGGGGATGTACTCGCAGATGTGGATTTCGACAGCATATTGGATTTTCATGTTTTGTCAGGGGCATCTATAACATCTGTCTTGGGACGTCACCAAGAACAAATCCCCTTTGGAGTAGCTACAGTATGCCAAAATAGAATCGTAGAGCTCAGAGAAAAACCGCTCATCACATATTATGTCAATGCGGGCATCTATGTTCTAGATCCCAAGCGGGTTCATGATGTCCCAGCAGACACCTTTTACGACATGCCCGACCTCTTACAACGTTGTATTGAAGAGGGGGATTGCCCAGCAGCCTATCCATTGCACGAGCATTGGCAAGACATTGGTCGTCCGGAAGAACTGGAACGGGCTATAGTGTATACAGGGTAG
- a CDS encoding NAD-dependent epimerase/dehydratase family protein: MSTKKVLVTGHTGFLGQALRIKLERQGHIVVGCSTSTGQNLLHDDWYHDLPHIGYDYVFHTAAATFIPQAWEHPENFFALNVEGTRRVLDFCVEQKASLCYVSAYVYGTPQRLPINEGHPVYPDNPYGHSKFLGEQLCHFYCTYRHVPLTIVRPFNIYGPGQSEHFVIPHIIKQLQATGEVELTTAQTRRDFIYVDDVAQALIALLESNGKGTVYNLGSGGSRSIRSVVEHIASLMGYSPTIRIIPGQRTHDIMDAVADISRFTRDFGPLSLTNFHEGLRRCVSHFLRNLQ, translated from the coding sequence ATGAGCACGAAAAAAGTGCTGGTGACGGGACATACGGGCTTTTTAGGACAAGCCCTCCGCATCAAGTTGGAGCGGCAAGGCCATATCGTAGTAGGTTGCTCCACCTCCACGGGTCAAAACCTTTTGCACGACGACTGGTATCACGATTTGCCTCATATAGGCTATGATTACGTATTTCACACAGCAGCAGCAACGTTCATTCCCCAAGCATGGGAGCACCCTGAAAATTTTTTTGCTCTTAATGTGGAGGGGACGCGGCGCGTCTTAGATTTTTGTGTCGAACAAAAAGCTTCATTGTGTTATGTTAGCGCTTACGTCTATGGCACCCCGCAACGTCTTCCCATTAATGAGGGCCATCCCGTTTACCCGGACAATCCCTATGGTCACAGTAAATTCCTCGGTGAACAACTTTGCCATTTTTATTGTACATACCGACACGTTCCATTGACCATTGTGCGTCCGTTCAATATTTATGGCCCTGGCCAGAGCGAACACTTTGTCATTCCGCATATTATCAAACAACTACAGGCCACAGGTGAGGTAGAACTCACTACAGCCCAAACTCGCCGGGACTTTATCTATGTGGACGACGTAGCACAGGCTCTTATAGCTTTGCTGGAGTCAAACGGAAAAGGCACCGTGTACAATCTTGGCAGCGGTGGATCTCGTTCTATTCGGAGTGTCGTTGAACATATTGCCTCCCTGATGGGCTATTCACCTACTATCCGCATCATTCCCGGCCAGCGGACGCATGACATCATGGATGCGGTGGCTGATATCTCCCGCTTTACGCGGGACTTCGGTCCCCTCAGTCTGACGAACTTCCATGAAGGGTTACGCCGTTGCGTGTCACACTTCTTACGTAACCTCCAATGA
- a CDS encoding radical SAM/SPASM domain-containing protein: protein MTNYVNKGNYSLETPAREAEFERRRAHGWEPAYRAYRQEWLARVEKRRFGEWPLLVDMELSSICNLHCPMCYTNTRTFKNTVDRQFMPVQLFRDIVDEIAAHVPALRLSFRGESTLHPQFLDCLAYAKQKGIGEVSFLTNASRLDKTFIHEIIMAGADWITVSLDGLHEIYENIRKPLRFEETVEKLKFLRASRERLCKVRPVVKVQSVWPAIAKDPLAYYNYLSPLVDFVAFNPLVDYLEVDSLDSIIYVPDFYCPMLHQRLVITSDGMALPCSNDSKEGLSLGSVKSRSVYDIWNSETLRALREAHARCDGFKQYSPCRHCYLPRATTDSFVPLADGRRIIVKNYLNRVQSIGK, encoded by the coding sequence ATGACGAATTACGTGAACAAAGGGAATTATAGTCTTGAGACTCCCGCCCGAGAGGCTGAGTTTGAACGGCGACGCGCCCATGGCTGGGAACCCGCCTACAGGGCCTATCGGCAAGAGTGGTTGGCTCGGGTGGAAAAACGCCGTTTCGGAGAATGGCCTCTGTTGGTCGATATGGAACTTTCTTCCATTTGTAATCTTCACTGCCCTATGTGCTACACTAACACCAGAACCTTTAAAAACACTGTGGATCGTCAATTTATGCCGGTGCAGCTTTTCCGCGATATTGTGGATGAAATTGCAGCGCATGTCCCTGCCTTGCGCCTTTCGTTCCGCGGTGAATCCACTTTACATCCACAATTTCTGGATTGCCTCGCCTACGCCAAACAGAAAGGTATAGGCGAAGTTTCTTTCTTAACCAATGCCAGTCGATTAGATAAAACCTTTATCCATGAAATTATCATGGCTGGAGCTGACTGGATTACCGTCTCACTTGACGGTCTGCACGAAATTTACGAGAATATCCGCAAACCACTGCGCTTTGAAGAGACTGTGGAAAAACTCAAATTTTTACGGGCATCGCGTGAACGTTTGTGTAAAGTGCGTCCGGTGGTCAAGGTACAGAGTGTATGGCCCGCCATCGCAAAAGATCCTTTGGCTTATTATAACTATTTAAGCCCTCTTGTGGATTTTGTGGCCTTCAACCCTCTCGTAGACTATCTGGAAGTAGATAGCTTGGATTCGATAATCTATGTACCGGACTTTTATTGTCCCATGCTGCACCAACGTCTTGTCATCACTTCCGATGGTATGGCCTTACCTTGCTCCAACGACAGCAAGGAAGGTCTGTCGTTAGGTAGCGTGAAAAGCAGGAGCGTATATGATATCTGGAATAGTGAAACTCTCCGCGCCCTGCGCGAGGCACATGCACGTTGTGACGGCTTCAAACAATATTCCCCATGCCGCCACTGCTATTTGCCTCGCGCTACGACAGATAGCTTTGTTCCTCTAGCCGATGGGCGTCGTATCATTGTGAAAAATTATCTAAATAGGGTTCAATCTATTGGAAAATAG
- a CDS encoding N-acetylneuraminate synthase family protein, which yields MIFNQASCYVVAEIGGNFSDVATGIKLVDAAADAGADAIKLQTYRSKTITSRYAMFDMENTNYLSQEAFFRRHELSEEAHKRLFSHASQRGLGFFSTPSHPEDVEMLERLGVPCYKIGADDANNLPFLRYVAKTGKPVIFSTGMCTIQEVRKAVETIISEGNRQIILLHTISGYPTHPHDVNLRAMLSLKQEFPQFPVGFSDHTLGIWASLAAATLGAALIERHFTLDRHSDGPDHMLSSEPQELAVLVRQIRLMECMMGSDVKGPYGPEVKNRRNNRKSLVAMRAIAAGTVLTTEDIWPKRPGTGIEPKFLDMFLGRAAARDIPEDTILTWNDIR from the coding sequence ATGATTTTTAACCAAGCTTCATGCTATGTGGTGGCAGAAATAGGCGGTAATTTTTCAGATGTGGCTACAGGAATAAAACTAGTGGATGCGGCGGCCGATGCCGGTGCAGACGCTATTAAATTACAAACATACCGCAGTAAAACTATTACATCGCGTTACGCCATGTTCGACATGGAAAATACGAACTACCTTTCGCAGGAAGCTTTTTTCAGGCGGCATGAACTCTCAGAAGAAGCTCATAAGAGACTTTTCTCCCATGCTTCTCAACGCGGGCTAGGCTTTTTCTCCACGCCTTCACATCCAGAAGATGTAGAAATGCTCGAACGTCTTGGTGTGCCATGCTATAAAATAGGAGCGGATGACGCGAACAATTTACCATTCTTACGTTATGTTGCCAAAACAGGCAAGCCCGTCATTTTCTCAACAGGCATGTGCACAATACAGGAGGTGCGGAAAGCCGTAGAAACAATTATATCTGAAGGTAATAGACAAATTATATTACTGCACACCATTTCTGGCTACCCCACGCATCCACATGATGTAAATCTTAGGGCTATGCTATCCTTAAAACAGGAATTTCCGCAATTTCCAGTGGGCTTTTCTGACCATACTCTGGGGATCTGGGCATCTTTGGCAGCAGCCACTCTCGGTGCGGCACTGATTGAGCGCCATTTCACCTTGGATCGTCACTCCGATGGGCCTGATCATATGCTTTCGTCCGAGCCGCAGGAACTTGCCGTTCTCGTGCGCCAAATCCGTCTCATGGAATGTATGATGGGCAGCGACGTCAAAGGTCCCTATGGCCCGGAAGTAAAAAATCGTCGTAACAACCGCAAGAGTCTGGTGGCCATGCGCGCTATCGCCGCAGGTACTGTCCTTACCACTGAAGATATCTGGCCCAAGCGTCCGGGCACAGGCATTGAACCTAAATTTTTGGATATGTTCCTCGGACGCGCTGCCGCGCGCGACATTCCAGAGGATACTATTCTCACATGGAACGACATTCGATGA
- a CDS encoding cytidylyltransferase domain-containing protein, which produces MERHSMNEMAVHNIGLIVQARMESTRLPGKILMPIGKYPLLEHICRRMADVPGKLVIATSTRPANDAVEAFCQERSIAYFRGPEENVLERYVLCACHYGFQHVVRLTGDNPFPDAYALQRLVRLHLTQQADFSTSFGVLPIGVGCEVFRREMLEYTLHNANKPHHFEHVDEYLLEHKSEIRNAALPPDESTFAPEVRLTVDYVEDLVRARCIVAHAGEMVNTKEAIRLCRSGQC; this is translated from the coding sequence ATGGAACGACATTCGATGAACGAAATGGCCGTTCATAATATAGGACTGATAGTGCAGGCGCGTATGGAGTCGACCCGCCTGCCGGGTAAAATTTTAATGCCCATAGGGAAATACCCATTACTTGAGCATATCTGTCGTCGTATGGCTGATGTGCCGGGAAAACTCGTTATCGCCACTTCCACCCGCCCGGCGAACGACGCAGTGGAAGCTTTCTGCCAAGAACGAAGCATAGCTTACTTTCGTGGTCCGGAAGAAAACGTATTAGAACGTTATGTATTATGTGCATGCCATTACGGCTTTCAACATGTGGTACGTCTGACTGGCGATAATCCTTTTCCTGACGCGTATGCTTTACAGCGGCTTGTACGTCTACACTTAACACAACAGGCTGATTTCTCAACTTCTTTCGGGGTATTGCCCATTGGCGTCGGCTGCGAGGTTTTTCGCCGAGAAATGCTGGAATACACTTTGCACAACGCAAATAAGCCTCACCACTTTGAGCATGTGGATGAATATTTACTGGAGCATAAAAGTGAAATTCGCAATGCCGCTTTGCCACCGGATGAGTCAACCTTTGCGCCTGAGGTGCGCCTAACCGTGGACTATGTTGAAGACTTAGTGCGGGCACGCTGCATCGTGGCTCACGCTGGCGAGATGGTGAACACTAAAGAGGCCATACGACTATGCAGAAGCGGGCAGTGCTGA
- a CDS encoding glycosyltransferase codes for MQKRAVLICVEGSHSKGLGHVYRSLRLARALRTAGISSFFVANDDITSCNILRMEGFEVFIAPVGEKDGQWERDLLAQRQINLWWNDRLDTTLAHAQALPPELPRIHMDDAGAGLLGATAVVLTMPCHFTVARKAPCPAFVGLEYMLLEENLGLSKYVRKEDKQWRILVSMGGSDTWGGSIFVLRCLAHARWQDRLSITLITGAGYSHENQLRPLLAAHPAWRRKACVPDMATEFLQSDLLICTGGMTPFEAAATGLPACIVASEPHEEDNAAFLEQQGAGFVGGRRKGNYFEGNVVLVMERSLSSLENISKKAGTLCDGMGCSRCINIIKGILHA; via the coding sequence ATGCAGAAGCGGGCAGTGCTGATTTGTGTTGAAGGTTCACATAGTAAAGGGTTAGGACATGTGTACCGCTCCCTACGCTTGGCGCGAGCTTTGCGTACAGCTGGCATCTCATCTTTCTTTGTCGCCAATGACGATATAACCTCCTGCAATATCTTACGAATGGAGGGCTTTGAAGTCTTCATAGCCCCAGTAGGAGAGAAGGACGGACAATGGGAAAGAGACTTGCTGGCACAGCGCCAAATCAATCTGTGGTGGAATGACCGGCTTGATACTACTCTGGCCCATGCCCAGGCATTACCGCCGGAACTGCCGCGCATACATATGGATGATGCCGGTGCTGGCTTGTTAGGGGCAACCGCTGTGGTACTAACCATGCCCTGCCACTTTACAGTTGCACGGAAAGCTCCTTGCCCCGCTTTTGTTGGACTTGAATACATGTTGCTCGAAGAAAATCTCGGCCTGAGTAAGTATGTTCGCAAAGAAGATAAACAATGGCGTATTTTAGTCAGTATGGGTGGGAGCGACACATGGGGTGGCAGTATTTTTGTCCTGCGCTGCCTCGCTCATGCTCGTTGGCAGGATAGGCTGTCCATAACGCTGATAACCGGCGCCGGTTACTCCCATGAAAACCAGTTGCGTCCACTGCTAGCCGCCCATCCAGCGTGGCGGCGTAAGGCCTGCGTCCCTGACATGGCGACAGAATTTTTACAAAGTGACCTGCTTATCTGTACAGGTGGTATGACCCCTTTTGAAGCCGCCGCCACAGGTCTGCCCGCGTGCATCGTGGCGTCTGAGCCCCATGAAGAGGACAATGCTGCTTTTTTGGAACAACAGGGGGCTGGCTTTGTAGGCGGCAGACGTAAGGGGAATTATTTTGAAGGTAACGTAGTTTTGGTAATGGAAAGATCACTGTCTTCACTAGAAAACATAAGTAAAAAAGCTGGAACATTATGTGACGGAATGGGATGCTCACGTTGCATAAACATCATCAAAGGTATACTTCATGCCTAA
- a CDS encoding WbqC family protein has product MPKVSSTVVIHQPDFIPYLGFFHRLLQTDIWIVLDHIQLNKAGWVHRDKLKTPNGVKWISIPLKKCHLSTRIMDALIAEGPWREKHLNQWHSFYHTTPYWQNILPYLEDIYANSSSTLMGFTMYSIEVMLKLFGIHVPRIIYSSELQPKYTSNALVAELTRKVDSTRYLSGTGARNYFESTPFIEAGVEVFWQHFTHPIYSQPYGAFEPNLSAFDILFNCGIAKSRILLQMALEETSI; this is encoded by the coding sequence ATGCCTAAAGTTTCCAGTACAGTAGTCATCCACCAACCGGATTTTATTCCATATCTCGGTTTTTTTCATCGTTTATTGCAGACCGATATCTGGATAGTACTCGATCATATACAATTGAACAAAGCCGGGTGGGTACATCGGGACAAACTCAAAACCCCCAACGGTGTGAAGTGGATAAGCATTCCTCTGAAGAAATGCCATCTCTCCACGCGAATTATGGATGCCCTTATAGCAGAAGGGCCGTGGCGTGAAAAACATCTGAACCAGTGGCACAGTTTTTATCATACTACTCCATATTGGCAAAATATACTGCCATATCTGGAGGACATTTACGCCAATTCTTCTTCAACGCTCATGGGATTTACCATGTACTCGATTGAGGTCATGCTTAAACTGTTTGGAATTCATGTCCCGCGTATTATCTACAGTAGTGAATTACAACCTAAATATACAAGCAATGCTTTGGTGGCTGAATTAACGCGTAAGGTGGACAGCACTCGTTACCTCTCAGGTACCGGAGCCCGGAACTATTTTGAATCAACACCTTTTATCGAAGCGGGCGTGGAGGTTTTCTGGCAACATTTTACCCATCCGATTTATTCACAACCTTATGGAGCATTTGAGCCGAACCTCTCCGCATTTGATATACTTTTCAACTGTGGTATTGCCAAAAGTCGTATTTTGCTGCAGATGGCCTTAGAGGAGACCTCAATTTAG
- a CDS encoding PIG-L deacetylase family protein, whose amino-acid sequence MNILAIGAHIDDVELGCGGTLIKHARHGEVVHIMILCDSAYSAPDGTVIRRADTARAEAEQSAAIIGATLTILPNKNFYIDCDEKMVSAILAYIQKNNIDTIYAHWPHDTHLDHVNAAKASMMAGRHVPRFLMYQSNWYVSTEIFRNNFFVDITNTFDTKMQTIKCFKTELHRVHNAWIDYFTNKCINDGMLIGVNYAESFEILRYLMPD is encoded by the coding sequence ATGAATATATTGGCTATCGGAGCCCATATTGACGATGTAGAACTGGGGTGCGGAGGCACACTCATTAAGCATGCCCGCCACGGCGAGGTAGTCCATATCATGATACTCTGCGATTCTGCATATTCTGCCCCAGACGGCACAGTCATCCGAAGAGCAGATACCGCAAGAGCAGAAGCCGAACAATCGGCTGCCATCATTGGAGCCACCCTGACAATACTTCCCAACAAAAACTTTTATATAGATTGTGATGAGAAAATGGTAAGCGCTATTTTGGCCTATATACAAAAAAATAATATTGACACTATCTATGCTCACTGGCCGCATGATACGCATCTAGATCATGTCAATGCAGCTAAAGCATCTATGATGGCTGGCCGCCATGTCCCTCGCTTTCTTATGTATCAATCTAACTGGTACGTATCGACTGAAATATTTAGAAATAATTTTTTTGTAGATATCACAAATACTTTTGATACTAAAATGCAAACTATTAAATGTTTTAAAACAGAATTACATCGTGTACATAATGCATGGATTGATTATTTTACAAATAAATGTATTAATGACGGCATGTTAATTGGTGTAAACTATGCTGAATCTTTTGAAATATTACGCTATCTTATGCCAGATTAA
- a CDS encoding glycosyltransferase family 2 protein has protein sequence MKQHIRISILMATYNAAAQLERTLRSVERQCYPHWEIIVQDGGSTDGTLEILESHRASVSWVSEPDRGIYDAWNKAVARASGDWALFLGADDFLMNDNVLAQCVHFLRKLDDDIIFAYGVLLMGANGNVSGILNRSRHEVFSLFISDMGLPFPATFIRTDFLKSHPFDRIYKIAGDFAFCAEHIRLDNLARLPVCVSFFELTGISSSENSRKQLLRERLRILKTKVEPRIEEFTAALMGTAESSGQEHGFIE, from the coding sequence ATGAAGCAACATATTCGGATTTCCATCCTTATGGCAACCTACAATGCGGCCGCTCAGCTTGAACGTACTTTGCGCTCAGTGGAAAGGCAGTGTTACCCCCATTGGGAAATCATTGTGCAGGACGGCGGATCAACAGATGGCACGCTGGAAATCCTTGAAAGTCATCGTGCTTCTGTTTCTTGGGTTTCCGAGCCGGACCGGGGCATTTATGACGCCTGGAATAAAGCTGTGGCCAGGGCCAGCGGAGACTGGGCACTTTTTCTCGGCGCTGACGATTTTCTGATGAATGACAATGTGCTTGCGCAATGCGTTCATTTTTTGAGAAAACTTGATGACGACATTATTTTCGCCTATGGCGTGCTGCTGATGGGTGCCAACGGCAATGTAAGCGGCATCCTGAACAGAAGCCGACATGAGGTCTTTTCCCTTTTTATCAGTGATATGGGGCTTCCGTTTCCCGCAACATTCATCCGGACGGACTTTCTCAAAAGTCATCCTTTTGACAGAATATATAAAATAGCTGGCGATTTCGCCTTTTGCGCGGAACATATCCGCCTTGACAATCTGGCTCGTCTGCCGGTCTGCGTCAGTTTTTTTGAACTGACCGGCATAAGCAGTAGTGAAAATTCACGGAAACAGCTACTCAGGGAGCGCCTGCGGATTTTGAAAACCAAGGTGGAACCGCGGATTGAAGAATTTACTGCGGCCCTGATGGGAACGGCCGAAAGTTCTGGGCAGGAGCACGGGTTTATCGAGTGA
- a CDS encoding HD domain-containing phosphohydrolase, with protein MEMQEMNAQAVARQYRMKKTVVVSVGLLLFVLVAAVAFVLCNFQLKYTTQEILSKQRDIQQAWVDKSLESVRAWRNKLVEQARFISSAEMFRLFAADVRGLGPDRLARLSASDVARSEDEALRSMAEQLSYMQDILQDFVRRRGWTAARVVAPDGTSLVAPAQAASLSPAQIALVRRADTARALAFGPVRNLGDGLVMDMVDPLYEVLGEGDPKPVAFLLLTVPVEKAMIGFLTQSPEQHEDFQPRIWDRGPEGLEVVLLRDGKAVLVPAAFQPGNDLNLPFMRRNALAGGGEVYSLGAKLTDLDWCLVVEVPASLVDSQLEGQATQIYGLGVLGSLGVALLLAFVWASMVSRSHRATARHFQHLYTVIRQQKLMLDSINASLQAGLLLVDGQGRVQVCNPAFCQIAARNEEDMANAALADVLPQKAASDLLQGMERVSGSGRMDSIEISLDRPDGARLYRVTLFPFEDNQEDGAKVKGGCVGIFQDITEFRRRAEAARERQANSIAALVRAIESVDVNLIGHSQKMERVSGLLSASMGLPDKDRETLRLAARLSQVGKIFVPHHLLTKKGKLTPEEQQEVLRAPEYAYKALHDLQFGLPVPEAVYQMGERVDGTGQPRHLKGEEIVANARILAVVNAFCAMVSARSYRAGMSPDEAVRLLSQDPGFDPAVVAALALLPTDAVQRAIEAPVADDGQESGGPVDERSESQIDPARH; from the coding sequence ATGGAAATGCAGGAAATGAACGCGCAGGCCGTAGCCAGGCAGTACCGCATGAAAAAGACCGTCGTGGTGAGTGTGGGCCTGTTGCTTTTTGTGCTGGTGGCAGCCGTGGCCTTTGTGCTCTGCAATTTCCAGCTCAAGTACACCACCCAGGAGATTCTGAGCAAACAGCGCGACATCCAGCAGGCCTGGGTGGACAAATCTCTGGAATCCGTCCGCGCCTGGCGCAACAAACTTGTGGAGCAGGCGCGTTTCATCAGTTCGGCGGAAATGTTCCGCCTGTTCGCCGCGGATGTGCGCGGCCTGGGGCCTGATAGGCTGGCCCGGCTCTCCGCTTCCGATGTGGCCCGGAGCGAAGATGAGGCCCTGCGCTCCATGGCCGAGCAGCTCTCCTATATGCAGGATATCCTGCAGGATTTCGTGCGCCGCAGGGGCTGGACGGCCGCCCGCGTGGTGGCTCCGGACGGGACTTCACTGGTGGCCCCGGCACAGGCCGCATCTCTCAGCCCGGCGCAGATCGCGCTGGTGCGCCGCGCCGATACGGCCAGGGCCCTGGCTTTCGGCCCTGTGCGCAATCTGGGCGATGGTCTGGTCATGGACATGGTTGATCCGCTGTATGAGGTGCTGGGCGAGGGCGACCCCAAACCTGTGGCCTTTCTGCTGCTCACCGTGCCCGTGGAAAAAGCCATGATCGGTTTTCTGACCCAGAGCCCGGAGCAGCATGAGGATTTCCAGCCGCGCATTTGGGATCGGGGCCCCGAAGGCCTGGAGGTTGTGCTGTTGCGTGACGGCAAAGCCGTCCTTGTACCGGCCGCCTTTCAGCCGGGAAATGACTTGAATCTGCCCTTTATGCGTCGCAACGCCCTGGCAGGCGGTGGAGAAGTCTACTCTCTGGGCGCCAAACTCACAGACCTGGACTGGTGCTTGGTCGTGGAGGTGCCCGCCTCTCTGGTGGATTCCCAACTGGAAGGACAGGCCACCCAGATTTACGGCCTGGGCGTGCTGGGAAGTCTGGGTGTCGCCCTGTTGCTGGCTTTTGTCTGGGCCAGCATGGTCAGCCGGTCGCACCGGGCCACGGCCCGCCATTTCCAGCATCTGTATACGGTGATTCGCCAGCAGAAGCTGATGCTGGACAGCATCAATGCCTCGCTGCAGGCCGGGCTCTTGCTGGTGGACGGCCAGGGCCGTGTGCAGGTCTGCAATCCGGCATTTTGCCAGATCGCTGCCCGAAACGAAGAGGACATGGCTAACGCGGCCCTGGCAGACGTGCTGCCGCAAAAGGCCGCATCTGATTTACTCCAAGGTATGGAGCGCGTGAGCGGCAGCGGCCGGATGGACAGCATTGAAATTTCTCTGGACCGGCCTGACGGCGCGCGCCTCTACCGCGTGACGCTTTTTCCCTTTGAGGACAATCAGGAAGACGGGGCAAAGGTCAAGGGCGGCTGCGTGGGAATTTTCCAGGATATCACGGAATTCCGCCGTCGGGCCGAGGCCGCGCGCGAACGTCAGGCCAACAGCATTGCCGCCCTGGTACGGGCCATTGAAAGCGTGGACGTGAATCTGATCGGCCATTCGCAAAAAATGGAGCGAGTTTCGGGATTATTGTCCGCCAGCATGGGGCTGCCGGACAAGGACAGGGAAACCCTGCGCTTGGCCGCGCGGCTCTCTCAGGTGGGCAAGATCTTTGTGCCGCATCATCTTCTGACCAAGAAAGGCAAGCTCACACCCGAGGAACAGCAGGAAGTCCTGCGCGCACCGGAATATGCCTACAAAGCACTGCACGATCTGCAATTCGGCCTGCCGGTGCCCGAAGCCGTTTATCAGATGGGTGAACGCGTGGACGGCACGGGCCAGCCCCGGCACCTCAAGGGCGAGGAAATCGTGGCCAATGCCCGTATTCTGGCGGTGGTCAACGCTTTCTGCGCCATGGTCAGCGCGCGTTCCTACCGGGCGGGCATGAGCCCGGATGAGGCGGTGCGTCTGCTTTCCCAGGATCCCGGCTTTGATCCCGCTGTGGTGGCGGCGCTGGCACTATTGCCGACGGATGCCGTGCAACGGGCCATTGAAGCGCCTGTGGCGGATGATGGGCAGGAAAGCGGCGGGCCGGTGGATGAAAGGAGCGAGTCGCAAATCGATCCCGCACGGCATTAG